A window of the Aeromicrobium phoceense genome harbors these coding sequences:
- the dnaJ gene encoding molecular chaperone DnaJ: MDYYELLGVSREATPEELKKAYRRLARQLHPDVNDAPDASERFKEVTTAYEVLSDPQKRAVYDRGGDPLSGGGGMGGGFGQGFSFDDIMDAFFGQTSSRGPRPRVQRGQDALLRLSISLAEAAFGVSREIKVDTAVTCEVCDGTGANEGSEPVTCGTCHGHGNVHHVQRSLLGDIRTSRPCPTCHGYGTVIPDPCRECNGEGRVRSRRSLQVNVPAGVDDGNRIQLAGEGEVGAGGGPAGDLYIEVKVARHPVFTRQGDALACQITVPMTAAALGTRIDLPTLDAERDEVDDAERSVPIEVPPGTQSGETVVARGFGVPRLRGSGRGDLTVHVVVETPRELDAEQRELLERLAAARGEEHVDPVVGHNSRSGVFGRIRDAFK; the protein is encoded by the coding sequence TTGGACTACTACGAACTGCTGGGCGTGTCCCGCGAGGCGACCCCGGAGGAGCTGAAGAAGGCGTACCGCCGGCTGGCCCGCCAGTTGCACCCGGACGTCAACGACGCCCCCGACGCGTCCGAGCGCTTCAAGGAGGTCACCACCGCCTACGAGGTGCTGTCCGACCCGCAGAAGCGCGCCGTCTACGACCGCGGCGGCGACCCGCTGTCCGGCGGTGGCGGCATGGGCGGCGGCTTCGGCCAGGGCTTCAGCTTCGACGACATCATGGACGCGTTCTTCGGTCAGACGTCCTCGCGCGGTCCGCGCCCGCGCGTGCAGCGCGGCCAGGATGCGCTGCTGCGCCTGTCGATCTCCCTCGCGGAGGCCGCGTTCGGCGTCAGCCGCGAGATCAAGGTCGACACCGCGGTGACGTGTGAGGTCTGCGACGGCACCGGCGCGAACGAGGGCTCCGAGCCGGTCACGTGCGGCACCTGCCACGGCCACGGCAACGTCCACCACGTCCAGCGCTCGCTGCTCGGTGACATCCGCACCTCGCGTCCGTGCCCCACGTGCCACGGCTACGGCACGGTCATCCCCGACCCCTGCCGCGAGTGCAACGGCGAGGGCCGCGTCCGCTCGCGCCGCAGCCTGCAGGTCAACGTGCCCGCCGGTGTCGACGACGGGAACCGGATCCAGCTCGCCGGTGAGGGCGAGGTCGGCGCGGGCGGTGGCCCGGCCGGCGACCTCTACATCGAGGTCAAGGTGGCCCGCCACCCCGTCTTCACGCGCCAGGGCGACGCCCTCGCGTGCCAGATCACGGTGCCGATGACCGCTGCCGCGCTGGGCACCCGCATCGACCTGCCCACCCTCGACGCGGAGCGCGACGAGGTCGACGACGCCGAGCGCTCCGTGCCGATCGAGGTGCCGCCGGGCACCCAGTCGGGCGAGACCGTGGTGGCCCGTGGCTTCGGCGTCCCGCGCCTGCGCGGCTCGGGCCGCGGCGACCTCACCGTGCACGTCGTGGTGGAGACCCCGCGCGAGCTCGACGCCGAGCAGCGCGAGCTGCTCGAGAGGCTCGCCGCCGCGCGCGGCGAGGAGCACGTCGACCCGGTCGTGGGCCACAACTCGCGCTCCGGCGTCTTCGGCCGCATCCGCGACGCCTTCAAGTGA
- a CDS encoding histidine triad nucleotide-binding protein — MAADCIFCKIVAGEIPADVVAESEHTIAFRDINPKAPVHVLVVPKVHERDAASLASAEPAVAAELLAQTRVVASQEGYEDYNLVFNTGENAGQTVFHAHVHVLAGVDVSKLFLA; from the coding sequence ATGGCTGCTGACTGCATCTTCTGCAAGATCGTCGCGGGCGAGATCCCGGCCGACGTCGTCGCCGAGTCCGAGCACACGATCGCGTTCCGGGACATCAACCCGAAGGCGCCGGTGCACGTGCTCGTCGTGCCCAAGGTGCACGAGCGCGACGCGGCCTCCCTCGCGTCGGCGGAGCCGGCCGTCGCGGCCGAGCTGCTGGCCCAGACGCGTGTGGTGGCCTCGCAGGAGGGGTACGAGGACTACAACCTGGTGTTCAACACCGGGGAGAATGCGGGACAGACCGTCTTCCACGCACACGTGCACGTGCTGGCCGGCGTCGACGTCTCGAAGCTGTTCCTGGCCTGA